The Acidobacteriota bacterium genome includes a window with the following:
- a CDS encoding TonB-dependent receptor, translating into MSQWCLLALLMVPVVSSTAWAQTFTGGLRGAVRDSGGVVPGVTVTLLNEGNGATRDAVSNEQGQYNFAAVPPGTYTVKAELAGFKTYEQKAIRVAAQQFVTLDIGLEVGQLQETITVTGAAPLIDTSNATGGGVISSQQLSTLPSGGRSAFLFALTLPTVVASGDSQFNRQQDQTNASLLSLGGGTRRGNNYLVDGVPVTDIRNRASANPSIEALDDVAVQVHLYDAEAGRTGGGTFNVATKSGSNSFSGSGFYQARPRWGMANNWFSQKQNIPLPETYFHLGGGGFGGPVLRNRTFFWGSVEGYGSNTTRNGSQRLPTARERAGDFSRSFDSSGNQVVVYDPLTGDASGNGRTPFPGNVIPANRLNPIATKMLSYLPAPTNDVSNGQSNFFSVAQIEDRAMMYTGKLDHRFSDSVSMSGFYLYNTTDEPCANYLEPGLSGPNRFIDNGDYLLKRRIHMLALNNTWLPSSNTVVTLRYGLTQFRDDDTLSIDFDPASLGFDSAFSSAIQTKKFPNVNITDYYSLGAIDPSDRNLYSWSANGTVSKLLGRHTIKAGVDYRTIGLESQSFSNGAGNLNFDRRYTSANPAVNGVNGASPSGNALASLLLGYPSGDPGNQSSIGVSAPANYFINYFGAYLQDDFRVNSSFTLNYGLRIESETGLQEEENRFTVAFDRALNPGGALGNIVVNGRPVRGGLVYAGVNGAPTEQGNQPALKYSPRVGMVYSINPKTVIRGGYGIYQAPWNYPFLGSANYGQVGYSQNTFIQQGQFVPTTLLNNPFPSGVVQPRGNSLGALEGVGSNIEFIDQDKGAPYVQQYSFDLNREMPGNIAIGFEYSGATGRNLGYGGANDSATININTLDPSHLALGAALSQQVPNPFFGTGTGFSPNSPTITRAQSLRPFPQFGNILMRQTTGGKNQYHAAILKFEKRMSNGWGGRINYTRSKLMDNQFGEGNSFSATNGNAQNPYDLDAEYSIGLLDVPHKISISPIIELPFGEGKRWAQSGVGAAILGDWTVSSIIAFESGFPISVSNSSNNNSSAFYPMQRPNLTGSDPLTSGNREDRLFYTPQPNPGVWLNSAAYSNPGAFTFGNSPRTNGDVRTPHRNNWDFVASKDVRMGSRMRGQIKIEVLNITNTVKTVGPNTSFGSSAFGRITAQRGFMRLTQMMFRLSF; encoded by the coding sequence TTGTCACAGTGGTGCCTGCTGGCGCTGCTGATGGTTCCAGTGGTCTCGAGCACGGCGTGGGCTCAGACGTTCACCGGCGGTCTGCGCGGCGCGGTCCGCGACAGCGGCGGTGTCGTCCCCGGCGTCACGGTCACACTGCTCAACGAAGGCAACGGCGCGACGCGCGACGCGGTCTCGAACGAGCAGGGCCAGTACAACTTTGCGGCGGTGCCACCGGGTACCTATACCGTCAAGGCTGAACTCGCTGGTTTCAAGACCTACGAGCAGAAAGCGATTCGGGTCGCGGCCCAGCAGTTCGTGACGCTGGACATCGGCCTCGAAGTCGGCCAGTTGCAGGAGACCATCACCGTGACGGGCGCGGCGCCGCTGATCGACACGTCCAATGCCACCGGCGGCGGCGTGATCAGCTCGCAGCAGTTGTCGACGCTGCCGAGCGGCGGCCGGTCGGCATTCCTGTTCGCCTTGACGCTGCCCACCGTGGTGGCTTCGGGCGACTCGCAGTTCAACCGCCAGCAGGACCAGACCAACGCCTCGCTGCTGTCGCTTGGCGGCGGCACGCGCCGCGGCAACAACTACCTGGTGGACGGCGTGCCGGTCACCGACATCCGCAACCGCGCGTCGGCCAACCCTTCCATCGAGGCGCTCGATGACGTAGCCGTGCAGGTCCACCTGTATGACGCGGAAGCCGGCCGCACCGGCGGCGGCACGTTCAACGTGGCGACCAAGTCGGGCAGCAACAGCTTCAGCGGCAGCGGCTTCTATCAGGCCCGCCCACGCTGGGGCATGGCCAACAACTGGTTCTCGCAGAAGCAGAACATTCCGCTGCCCGAAACCTACTTCCACCTTGGCGGCGGCGGCTTCGGCGGCCCGGTCCTCCGTAACCGCACGTTCTTCTGGGGCTCGGTCGAAGGGTACGGTTCCAACACGACCCGCAACGGTTCCCAGAGGCTGCCGACGGCGCGCGAACGCGCCGGCGACTTCTCGCGCTCGTTTGATTCGAGCGGCAACCAGGTCGTGGTGTACGACCCGCTCACCGGCGACGCCAGCGGCAACGGTCGCACGCCGTTTCCCGGTAACGTCATTCCGGCCAACCGCCTGAACCCGATCGCGACCAAGATGCTCAGCTACCTGCCGGCGCCGACCAACGACGTCAGCAACGGCCAGTCGAACTTCTTCAGCGTGGCCCAGATCGAAGACCGGGCGATGATGTACACCGGCAAGCTCGATCATCGGTTCAGCGACAGCGTTTCGATGAGCGGCTTCTATCTCTACAACACGACCGACGAGCCCTGCGCCAACTACCTGGAGCCCGGCCTGAGTGGTCCCAACCGGTTCATCGACAACGGCGACTACCTGCTCAAGCGCCGCATCCACATGCTGGCCTTGAACAACACCTGGCTGCCGAGCAGCAACACGGTGGTGACCCTGCGTTACGGCCTGACCCAGTTCCGCGACGACGACACGCTGTCGATCGACTTCGACCCGGCCAGCCTGGGCTTCGATTCGGCGTTCAGCAGCGCCATTCAGACCAAGAAGTTCCCCAACGTCAACATCACCGACTACTACTCGCTTGGCGCGATCGATCCGTCCGATCGCAACCTGTACTCGTGGAGCGCCAACGGCACGGTGTCGAAGCTGCTCGGCCGCCACACCATCAAGGCGGGTGTTGACTACCGGACCATCGGTCTGGAGTCGCAGTCGTTCTCCAACGGTGCCGGTAATTTGAACTTCGACCGTCGCTATACGTCGGCCAACCCGGCCGTCAACGGCGTCAATGGCGCCTCGCCGTCCGGCAACGCGCTCGCCAGCCTGTTGCTCGGCTACCCCTCGGGCGACCCCGGCAACCAAAGCAGCATCGGCGTGTCGGCCCCGGCCAACTACTTCATCAACTACTTCGGCGCCTACCTGCAGGACGACTTCCGCGTGAACTCCAGCTTCACGTTGAACTATGGCCTGCGTATCGAGAGCGAGACCGGCCTGCAGGAAGAAGAAAACCGCTTCACGGTGGCCTTCGACCGCGCGCTCAACCCGGGCGGCGCGCTCGGCAACATCGTCGTCAACGGCCGGCCGGTGCGTGGCGGCCTGGTCTATGCCGGCGTCAATGGCGCGCCCACCGAACAGGGCAACCAGCCGGCGTTGAAGTACTCGCCCCGCGTGGGCATGGTCTATTCGATCAATCCCAAGACGGTCATCCGCGGCGGCTACGGCATCTACCAGGCACCGTGGAACTACCCGTTCCTCGGGTCGGCCAACTACGGCCAGGTGGGCTACAGCCAGAACACCTTCATTCAGCAGGGGCAGTTCGTGCCAACGACGTTGCTGAACAACCCCTTCCCCAGCGGCGTCGTGCAGCCTCGTGGTAACTCGCTCGGCGCCCTCGAGGGCGTGGGCAGCAACATCGAGTTCATCGACCAGGACAAGGGCGCGCCCTACGTGCAGCAGTACTCGTTCGATCTCAACCGCGAGATGCCCGGCAACATCGCGATTGGCTTCGAGTACTCCGGCGCGACCGGCCGTAACCTCGGCTACGGCGGCGCCAACGATTCAGCGACGATCAACATCAACACGCTGGATCCCTCTCACCTGGCGCTCGGCGCGGCGCTGTCGCAGCAGGTGCCGAACCCGTTCTTCGGCACCGGCACCGGCTTCTCGCCGAACAGCCCGACCATCACGCGTGCCCAGTCACTGCGTCCGTTCCCGCAGTTTGGCAACATCCTGATGCGCCAGACCACGGGCGGCAAGAATCAGTACCACGCCGCCATCCTGAAGTTCGAGAAGCGCATGAGCAACGGCTGGGGCGGTCGCATCAACTACACCCGCAGCAAGCTGATGGACAACCAGTTCGGCGAGGGCAACTCGTTCTCGGCCACGAACGGCAATGCCCAGAACCCGTACGACCTGGATGCCGAGTATTCGATCGGCCTCCTCGATGTGCCGCACAAGATCTCCATCTCGCCGATCATCGAACTGCCGTTCGGCGAGGGCAAGCGCTGGGCGCAGAGCGGCGTCGGCGCCGCCATCCTCGGCGACTGGACGGTCTCGTCGATCATCGCCTTCGAGAGCGGCTTCCCGATTTCGGTGTCGAACAGCTCGAACAACAACTCGAGCGCGTTCTACCCGATGCAGCGGCCCAACCTCACCGGCAGCGATCCGCTGACCAGTGGCAACCGCGAGGACCGTCTGTTCTACACCCCGCAGCCGAACCCCGGCGTGTGGCTCAATTCGGCGGCCTACTCCAACCCGGGGGCCTTCACGTTCGGCAACTCGCCGAGGACCAACGGCGACGTTCGCACGCCGCACCGCAACAACTGGGACTTTGTGGCGTCGAAGGACGTCCGCATGGGTTCGCGCATGCGCGGCCAGATCAAGATTGAAGTGTTGAACATCACCAACACGGTCAAGACGGTCGGTCCGAACACCTCGTTCGGCAGCTCGGCGTTCGGCCGCATCACCGCGCAGCGCGGCTTCATGCGCCTGACGCAGATGATGTTCCGCCTGTCCTTCTAA